TCCGGGCTCGGAAGCTTCACTGAAAGTGTGAGCGATCCGATTGCCTGGAAGTCGGTCCTGTTAACACTCAAGCTGGCGGTCATTGCGGCTCTTACGAATGTGCTGCTGGGCACGATGATCGCCTGGGTCCTTATCCGTTATAAGTTCCGGGGCAGGGCGCTGCTGAACAGCCTTGTCGATCTCCCGTTTGCCCTGCCTACTGCGGTGGGCGGACTGATGATTCTACTGCTGCTGGGTCCGGGAAGCCTGATCGGGGGCCTTGCGGAATCACTGGGCTTCACAATTGTTTTTCACCAGCCTGCGATTGTGATTGCGATGGTCTTCGTTACATTCCCCTTCGTCATCCGGGCGGTGCAGCCGCTGCTGGAGGAGCTGGACGCTTCGGAAGAAGAGGCAGCCTATACGATGGGAGCGAAGCCGAGCCGGGTCTTCTTTCAGGTGATCTTGCCGTCTATGGCGCCTGGCATGATCGGCGGCGGGATGCTGGCCTTCTCGCGGGCGCTCGCTGAATTCGGTGCGGTTGTCCTCGTGGCAGGCAATATTCCGGGGCGCACGCTGGTGTCTTCCGTGTTTATTTTCGGAGAGGTCGAAAGTGATAATCCGGCGGGGGCCGCTGCGGTGTCGATCATTCTGTTGACCTTATCCTTCCTGATTCTCTGGCTGATCAGCCTCATGCAGATGCGGGGGAGAAGATCATGAGAAGATTGTGGATTGGACTGACCTATCTCGTGTTCTTCATTCTGATCGCAGCTCCGCTTGGCAGGATGACAATGGGGGCCTTCAGCGAAGGCTGGAGCGGCTTCTGGGACGCCCTGACCCGGCCGGAGGCGCTTCATGCGCTCCTGATGACCGGATACGTTGTGGTGGTTGTGACGCTGCTGAATACGCTGTTTGGTATTATGACGGCCCTGTATCTGGTACGGGCGAACTGGCTGGGCCGTCGTCTCAAAAGCCTGCTGAACAGCATTGTGGATCTGCCTTATGCGGTATCGCCGGTTATCGGCGGGCTGATGATCGTTTTGCTGCTCGGGCCGGATAGTGCGCTGGGTGCGTTGTTTGAGCAAATCGGAGTGAAGATTGTGTATGCTTTTCCGGGAATGGTGATTGCTACGCTGTTCGTGACGTTCCCGCTGATGGTGCGCGAGGTGATGCCGGTGCTGCAAGAGATCGGTTCCCAGCAGGAAGAAGCTGCGTCCACACTTGGCGCATATGGCTGGACGACCTTCTGGAAGGTGACCTGGCCTTCTATCCGCTGGGCGGTCATCTATGGAGTGATTCTGACGGTGGCCCGCTCGCTGGGTGAGTTTGGTGCGGTGCTCGTCGTTTCCGGCAATATTATGAACCGGACCCAGACGGCCACCACACTGGTCTATCAGGATGTCGAGAATTTCAATGTTACGGCTGCGGGCGGGATAGCGCTGGTGCTGGCCGCATTCTCCGCAGGACTGCTGCTGCTTATGGAATGGAGCAAGAGAAGAAAGGGAGGGCACTAATTATGCATGTAGAGGTCCGGGGACTCGATAAGCATTTTGGCGATTTTCATGCGGTGAAGGATGTCCATTTCGGCATTACTAAAGGCCATCTGATCGGGCTGCTCGGCCCAAGCGGCGGCGGCAAAACCTCGATCCTGCGGATGCTGGCGGGCCTTGAGACGCCGGACAGCGGCGAGATTATTTTCCACGGCCGGGCGGTGAATCATCTTCCGCCGCAGGAGCGCGAGATCGGCTTCGTCTTCCAGAATTATGCCCTGTTCAAGCATATGACGGTGTTCGAGAATATCGCCTTCGGACTGAAGGTCAAGAAAGCTAGTAAGTCTGTAATCCGTGACCGTGTCACCGAGCTGGTGGAGCTTACCGGTCTGAAGGGCTTCGAGAACCGGTATCCGCATCAGCTGTCCGGGGGGCAGCGTCAGCGGGTGGCTTTTGCCCGGGCGCTGGCCCCTGAGCCGCAGCTGCTGCTGCTGGATGAGCCGTTCGCGGCGATTGATGCGAAGATCCGTCAGGAGCTGCGTTCCTGGCTGCGGGAGCTGATCGAACGTGTCGGGATTACCTCGATCTTCGTCACCCACGACCAGGATGAGGCTATTGAAGTTGCGGATGAGATTATGATCATTAACCAGGGGCGGCTGGAGCAGAAGGGGACGCCTTGGGATATCTATAAAGAGCCGAAGACACCGTTCGTGGCCACCTTCATCGGGGAATCCACGCTGATCGGCAGTGCTTCCGAGCTGAAGGGCTTCGAGGGCGCAGGCGGCGGTAAGCCTACCAAGGCGTTGATCCGTCCCGAGTACATTGAGGTAGGCCATCTGCATGAATTCAAAATGGCTTCGGCCACGGAGCAGGGTACGGTCAAGCATCTGCATTTTCGCGGAAGTGAATGGCTCGTGGAGGTTGAGGTAAAGGGACATAAACTGGTCACCTACCGCTCTCTGGAGAAAGAAACGCTGACTCCGGGCCAAGAGATATCCGTGCTGGTGCACCGCGCTTACCTGTTCAATGAGGAGCGGAGCTGGATTCAGGAGAATGGCCTTAAGAAAGATCCGATGCCTGTATTTATCTAAAAAATAAAGGATGTGCGAGGTGTCGCTGGTATGAGGCTTATCAGAAGGAGCAGACCACTGCACGGATGGCTGACGGTCTTAATGCTGGCGGTGTTCACCCTGACCGCTGCCGGCTGCGGGAATGAGCAGCAGGCTGCAGGAGAGGCAGGTGCGCCGCCGCAGGGAGATCTAACGCTTGTGGTGGGTGCCTACAGCGTGGTGAAGGATGCCATGGGCGAGATTCTCCCCAGGTTCGCGGAGAAATGGAAGGCGGATACCGGTCAGACTATCGTATTCCAGCAGTCCTATGAGGCTTCCGGTACCCAGGCGCGGGCGATTGCCGGCGGCTTTGAGGCGGATGTCACGCTGCTTGCCATGGAAGGCGATGTCGGGAAGCTGGTCAAGGCGGGCCTTGTGGAGAAGGACTGGAAGAAGCACGGCGGTGAGGCGGGTATGGTGACGCGGTCGGTTGTGGCCCTGGGAACGCGGGAGGGCAATCCGAAGGGGATTCATGATTTTGCCGATCTGGCGAAGCCGGGGGTGAAGGTGCTCTACCCTAATCCGAAGACCTCCGGCGGTGCCCAGTGGGACATCAACGCGATCTACGGGGCCGGCCTGAAGCGTTCTGAGCAGCAGGAGGGGACGAAGGACCCTACGGTTGCCAAGGCTTTCCTGGAGAGCATACACAGGAATGTCGAATCGCTGGATAAAAGCGGGCGGGCCTCGATGGCTGCCTTCGAGTACGGGGTCGGCGATGTGATCGTGACTTATGAGAATGAGCTGCTGGCGCGGATTGCCGAGGGAGTGAAGTATGAGGTGATCATTCCGCAGAATACGATGCTGATCGAGAACCCTGCAGCCGTGGTGGATAAATACGCGGATAAGCATGGTACCCGTGCGGCCGCAGATGCGCTGGTCGATTATCTGACGACGCCGCAGGCGCAGGAGATATTCGCTAAGTTCGGCTTTCGTCCTGTGAACCAGCAGGTCTATGCGGCACATGAGAGCCAGTATCCGGTTCCTGTCGGGCTGTTCGACATCAGCTATCTTGGCGGCTGGGAGGAAGTCCGCACCACGTTATACTCCAAGCGGGGCATATGGTATCAGGTGCTGGCCGGGATCTAGGTGGATAAAGGCAGGTTCTGAGTGTGAGGTGCGTATGAGGAAGAGAGCTGTTCTATGGCCGGATGAGGCTGAAGGACGGCTCTTTGCCGTTCTTACAGGCTGGTGTGCAAAGGACCGGCTGCTGTTCTATAATGAACTGACGGATATTCGAGAAAAAAGACGATGAGGTGGGCAGGCATATGGATACATTAGTGTTCCTCGGAACAGGGGATGCCATGGGCGTACCCCGGGTCTACTGTGATTGCGAGACCTGTACGGAAGCAAGAACCACCGGGCGCAATAACCGCCTGCGTTCTTCTGTGCTTATAGATAACGGCAGCGGCTTTCTGGCGATTGACTGCGGACCGGACTGGCGGAGACAGATGGAGCTGCAGGGGCACCGCACCATGAAGCGTCTGCTCGTGACACATGCGCATTTCGATCATATCGGCGGGCTGCCGGAATGGGCGGACAGCTGCCGCTGGATGGGCTTCCGGGGAGAACTGTACGCTCCGGCGGAGGTCATTCCCGTCATCCAGCGGCAATACCCGTGGCTCAGCGGGCATATCGACATGATCCCTTGTGATGACGGCATTACGCTGGATGGCTGGCAGATTAGCACATGGCGGGTGAACCATGGCAAGAATGGTTACTCCTATGCCTACAGGCTGGAGAAGGAGGACTATGCCTGGGTGTACTGCCCGGACTCGATCTCTCTGACCACGGAGGAAACCAGGCGTATGCATGGAGCGGACCTGCTGGTGCTGGGAACCAGCTTTTATTACGAGGCAGCTGAATTGTCCACCCGCTCTGTGTATGATATGACCGAAGCTGCCGATCTGCTGGAGACCGTTCAGCCGCGCCGCGCAGTCTACACACATATGTCGCATGACATCAATCTGGACAAGGATTATATTCTGCCGGAGAAGGTTACGCTTGCTGTGACGGGGATGAGGGTTCCGCTGTGCCGGGAGCAGTGATAAGGCTATGCGCCGGACGCAGGGCATGAACACAATGATCTAAGGATAGGCTCTCTATATGGCAGACAGGTATGGTTACTGCTGCTGTACAGGGGCTTTTTTATTGTCAAAAGATAGTGCAACGTGAGGCACTGCCTATACGAGGCATGAGGTACGAGTATCGTTCATCTTAGGGTGATTTCAGCCCCAAGACCGACCCGGGAATCCGCCCCCCGCCGCTGGGTCCCTTGCCTGGGGTCTAGTAAACTAATGGCATCGGAGCCGAAGCGAGTGAGTCCACAACGGGCTTGCCTTCCAGTTTTATGTATATGATGCGTATATTTCTTTATTTTCAAAAAGAGAAGGAGGTACTATACTAAAACGATGTGCTATGGATTAGAGGAATAAATTGTTAATGCTGCGGGGTGCGGAATTCTAAAGGGGAGCTGATGATGTGAAGAAGAAAGGTGCTTTTGCCAGATTAAGTACATACATGCTAAGACATAAGCTGATTTATACCGTACTGCTATTGGTGACGTTATTCAGTATTGCGTTGGATCTGACCATGGCCTGGTTCCTGGCCCGGATTACGGATGCAGCCGTCCGTCTGGATGTGGAGTCGTTCAAGGGGCTGGCTTGGTTCGGGATTCTATTCTTGCTAGTCACGGGATTGAATACCTTCGTCAGTGCGTATCTCAAGACCAATATATCGGCCAAAATCAGAAATGAGCTGCGTCAGGATATGATGGGGCATACGCTGGCCTTGCCGCAGTCTTATTTCGACCGCAATCATTCCGGTGATTTGTTGTCCCGGTTCACGAATGACAATCAGTCGGTGGGGGAAGCCTGCGGGCAGGTGATGCTGGATCTGCTGCGCAACCCGCTGCTGGCAATCGCCTCCTTCGCCTATCTGCTCTATATTAACTGGCTGCTGGCGCTGATCTGCCTGTCCATCGGGCCGCTGCTGTTCCTGACCGGCAAAATCTTCGGCAATGCGATGCGTATCAACAGTGTGCGCGTGCAGGAAAGTATGAGCCGGACTACGGCTTTTCTGAACGATATTCTGGGCAGCAGTATGGTATTCAAGGCATTCTCCATGGAACGCAGGCTGCAGAAGCAATATGTTGGTTACAGTGAGGCTATTGCCTCAGGAGAGAAAAAGAAAGCGAGAATCGAAGGAGCAACCGGCGCGATCTCCTCCTTGCTGGGGAATCTGACCTTCCTGCTGGCTCTGGTGATTGCCGGGTGGTTCGTGGCGAATGGAAGACTTGAGGTCGGGGCGATGATCGCCTTCATTCAGCTGATGAACTATCTGGTTGGGCCGTTCTCGTCCCTGCCGGGCCTGGTCGCTTCCATGCAGCAGTCGCTGGGTGCGGCGGAGCGGATCTTCGAGGTGATGGATGCGCCTGCTGAGGTTGAGGTGCTGCCTGAAGTCCAGACGGAGCTGCCGGGGTTCGGGGAGCTTCGGCTCGCAGAGGTGTCATTTAGCTATCCGGGCAGTGAGAAGCAGAGCCTTAACAAGGTCAGTCTGGAGCTAGCACGCGGCCAGCAAATGGCCGTAGTAGGTCCGAGCGGCGGCGGGAAATCCACCCTGTTCAAGCTGCTGCTTGGTTTCTATCAGACGGATGCGGGTGAGGTTGCAATTAACGGCCGTCCGATCAGCGGAATACCGCTGGCAGAGCTGCGCAGCTACTTTGCCTATGTGCCTCAGGAGTCGGGCCTGTATTCCGGGAGCATCCGGGACAATATCGAGAGCGGCAAGCCCGGTGCGTCAGACGAAGAGATTATCGAGGCGCTGCGGCAGGCGAATGCGTACGAGTTCGTGACGGAGCTGCCGGAAGGTATACACACGGATATTGGCGAGCATGGCTCC
This genomic interval from Paenibacillus sp. FSL H8-0332 contains the following:
- the cysT gene encoding sulfate ABC transporter permease subunit CysT — its product is MNSLIRHKGWTWGFRSTVVLYFVILIVLPILGVYYNSFSSGLGSFTESVSDPIAWKSVLLTLKLAVIAALTNVLLGTMIAWVLIRYKFRGRALLNSLVDLPFALPTAVGGLMILLLLGPGSLIGGLAESLGFTIVFHQPAIVIAMVFVTFPFVIRAVQPLLEELDASEEEAAYTMGAKPSRVFFQVILPSMAPGMIGGGMLAFSRALAEFGAVVLVAGNIPGRTLVSSVFIFGEVESDNPAGAAAVSIILLTLSFLILWLISLMQMRGRRS
- a CDS encoding sulfate ABC transporter permease subunit, which translates into the protein MRRLWIGLTYLVFFILIAAPLGRMTMGAFSEGWSGFWDALTRPEALHALLMTGYVVVVVTLLNTLFGIMTALYLVRANWLGRRLKSLLNSIVDLPYAVSPVIGGLMIVLLLGPDSALGALFEQIGVKIVYAFPGMVIATLFVTFPLMVREVMPVLQEIGSQQEEAASTLGAYGWTTFWKVTWPSIRWAVIYGVILTVARSLGEFGAVLVVSGNIMNRTQTATTLVYQDVENFNVTAAGGIALVLAAFSAGLLLLMEWSKRRKGGH
- the cysA gene encoding sulfate ABC transporter ATP-binding protein — protein: MHVEVRGLDKHFGDFHAVKDVHFGITKGHLIGLLGPSGGGKTSILRMLAGLETPDSGEIIFHGRAVNHLPPQEREIGFVFQNYALFKHMTVFENIAFGLKVKKASKSVIRDRVTELVELTGLKGFENRYPHQLSGGQRQRVAFARALAPEPQLLLLDEPFAAIDAKIRQELRSWLRELIERVGITSIFVTHDQDEAIEVADEIMIINQGRLEQKGTPWDIYKEPKTPFVATFIGESTLIGSASELKGFEGAGGGKPTKALIRPEYIEVGHLHEFKMASATEQGTVKHLHFRGSEWLVEVEVKGHKLVTYRSLEKETLTPGQEISVLVHRAYLFNEERSWIQENGLKKDPMPVFI
- a CDS encoding sulfate ABC transporter substrate-binding protein, with product MRLIRRSRPLHGWLTVLMLAVFTLTAAGCGNEQQAAGEAGAPPQGDLTLVVGAYSVVKDAMGEILPRFAEKWKADTGQTIVFQQSYEASGTQARAIAGGFEADVTLLAMEGDVGKLVKAGLVEKDWKKHGGEAGMVTRSVVALGTREGNPKGIHDFADLAKPGVKVLYPNPKTSGGAQWDINAIYGAGLKRSEQQEGTKDPTVAKAFLESIHRNVESLDKSGRASMAAFEYGVGDVIVTYENELLARIAEGVKYEVIIPQNTMLIENPAAVVDKYADKHGTRAAADALVDYLTTPQAQEIFAKFGFRPVNQQVYAAHESQYPVPVGLFDISYLGGWEEVRTTLYSKRGIWYQVLAGI
- a CDS encoding MBL fold metallo-hydrolase is translated as MDTLVFLGTGDAMGVPRVYCDCETCTEARTTGRNNRLRSSVLIDNGSGFLAIDCGPDWRRQMELQGHRTMKRLLVTHAHFDHIGGLPEWADSCRWMGFRGELYAPAEVIPVIQRQYPWLSGHIDMIPCDDGITLDGWQISTWRVNHGKNGYSYAYRLEKEDYAWVYCPDSISLTTEETRRMHGADLLVLGTSFYYEAAELSTRSVYDMTEAADLLETVQPRRAVYTHMSHDINLDKDYILPEKVTLAVTGMRVPLCREQ
- a CDS encoding ABC transporter ATP-binding protein, with translation MKKKGAFARLSTYMLRHKLIYTVLLLVTLFSIALDLTMAWFLARITDAAVRLDVESFKGLAWFGILFLLVTGLNTFVSAYLKTNISAKIRNELRQDMMGHTLALPQSYFDRNHSGDLLSRFTNDNQSVGEACGQVMLDLLRNPLLAIASFAYLLYINWLLALICLSIGPLLFLTGKIFGNAMRINSVRVQESMSRTTAFLNDILGSSMVFKAFSMERRLQKQYVGYSEAIASGEKKKARIEGATGAISSLLGNLTFLLALVIAGWFVANGRLEVGAMIAFIQLMNYLVGPFSSLPGLVASMQQSLGAAERIFEVMDAPAEVEVLPEVQTELPGFGELRLAEVSFSYPGSEKQSLNKVSLELARGQQMAVVGPSGGGKSTLFKLLLGFYQTDAGEVAINGRPISGIPLAELRSYFAYVPQESGLYSGSIRDNIESGKPGASDEEIIEALRQANAYEFVTELPEGIHTDIGEHGSRLSGGQRQRLSIARAMLKNAPILLLDEATAALDNESERMVQQAIRKLMKDKTTLVIAHRLSTIQNADVILVMENGEIVERGGHEELLAAEGRYSDLYHSQLEQEAKEELLAPIA